The sequence below is a genomic window from Penaeus monodon isolate SGIC_2016 chromosome 14, NSTDA_Pmon_1, whole genome shotgun sequence.
tattcattactactatttctattatattgttattagtttattatcaccatcattactactgctgctactactttttaaaaatctctatcatcatcattatcattactgttattgtcataatttcaTCTAACCTCTTCTCACTGCGTGCCTATCCCTCGACCCTTCTCACTAATTCCCATTTATCTtggttcctctctcctctctgcttctccattcctatctctgtctccaatatttttccctccctacttccctccacaTATCCAttgccctctgtctctctctccctctctattcctccctcgtcctccacccacttccttcctcccctttcccttcaccccctctctccctctccattcccctctcttcctccacccctctagtcccctctacctccctccccaccccctctccatcactctctctctctctctcttccccaaatCCCCTCCCCGTCTacgccctccccacccccctcccttccctttcctcccctcccttccctcgcagCTCAGATAACCTCAGTACGAGTTCTCCCCCAACTGCCTCGCGTCCGCCCCTCATTCCCTGGCGAGATGGATCGTGCGCAGTTGCTTTCTCTGCTGCTCTTCTGTTTCTACGGTGAGTTAGGCATTTTTAAGAAAAGGATGTGCGTGGGAATGTTTGTTTACTGTTTTGGATATGTCTTTTAGGCATGTTGTTGGGTTTAGTTTGTTGTAGAGGATgtaagtgttgtgttttttgaGGAGTGTCCGTCCGTGGCCTTTCAATTTAGCGCGTCACTCTATTCAAAGTGGGTATTCGGTGCCAATTGAGGAGGTATATGGTGTCTCTTGTTAAATCTCTTTGCGCGCACTGCACTGTTCGCTTGGCGACCAGACCATATAGGACATTGCTATTTAAAAGGTCACTGACAGATAAAATCACGGGTGTTTGTTTGGTCAGCGTTAGAGCGACatgatatattttgcatattcatCACGTTACGGTCTTCGCCGTTTTCTGGATATCTTCTGTTTAACCAATTAAACAGAAGCTATTATTAGGGTTCTGCGGTCCACTAAGTAAaagtgaaatgaagtgaaatgaagtaAGAAGCGAAGACAATCAGACTAaccaaacaggggaaaaaaatgaactaaATCAGATCGAACCAAAAGTGAACCAAATGGACTTGAACTTTGAGTGAATCAAATCATATCGAACTAAAGCGTAACTAAACCCGATTGCATAACATTGCCGAGCTTGTAACGCGCGTGTGAGAGCGGTGTTTCAAGGACTGAGGAACCGGAAGTGACGACAAGTGGCAGATTATTGTCACTGAGTTGATTTTCGTTGCAATAAATTCAACCGTTTTGTAGAGAGAGTGGTTACTAAAGTTGGCTTATTTTGCGATGTTTGTTCTGTATGTAAACGAAAGTCATTTGAATAACTCTAAGTGACATaccatagtatttttttttataggcgaGTGAGTGATAGCACAGTGCTGTGGTACAATATCTACCCAAACGAAAGACGGAAACTGTCCACATATGCTTATcgacataagtgtgtgtgtgtgtgtgtgtgtctgtgtttatatatatatatatatatatatatatatatatatatatatataatatatatatatatatatatatataatatataatatatatactatatatatatacatatatatatatatatatatatatatatatatatatatatatatatatatatatatatataatatatatatatatatataccattatataggtatatattatatatatatatatatatatatatatatatatatatatatatatatatacacacacacacacacacacacacacacacacacatatatatatgcgtgtatgtgtgtgtgtgtgtgttcatacaatcatgtgtgtatatatatatacgtatatatgtacagacacacataacatatgtatgtatgtatgtatatagacacacatcatGTAAGATGTGCACTATTTGCTTGACCACAATAACCACATAACTGAGCCGATCGCGGAAAAGCTGTAACGGAAAGCGACGTCACAAAGGCCCTGGGCAAAGCAAAGCCCTTGGTCATCGCTTAGAACCCACACAGGAAATGATGTGCTTATAGGAAGTTTGGTGTAGATACACgtcgatgtgtgtatatatgtgtgtgtatatatatatatatatatatatatatatatatatatatatatatatatatatatatatatatatatatatatatatatttttttttttttttttttttttttttttttttttttttttataattactttatttcTCAGGTTAATAATATCGCTGCATCAAGGAAAATAGTCATATCAACTTCGTTATAAGGCTTGCATACACActcaccatatatgtatatacatatatatatatatatatatatatatatatatatatatatatatatatatatatatatatatgtatatgtatatgtgtatattatattatatatatatatatatatatatatattatatatatatatgtatatatatatatatatatatatatatatatatatatatatatatatatatatatacacacacacacacacacacacacacacacacacacacacacacacacaaacacacacacacacacacacaaacacaaacacacacacacacacacacacacacacacacacacacacacacacacacacacacacacacacgcacacacacacacacacacacacacacacacacacacacaactttactAACTCCTCATGGCATAACATCGGCCCTTTTCTCTCCGCAGGCCTCAGCCACGGGGGATATGAGCCCAACTGGGCTTCCCTCGACAGCCGGCCACTTCCGGGTTGGTACGACGGGGCCAAGGTGGGCATCTTCATCCATTGGGGCGTCTTCTCGGTGCCCTCCTTCGGCTCGGAGTGGTTCTGGAGCCACTGGCGAGGTAAAGATGCACTACGCAGTGGGTGGTATGTGTATTTACTAGTCTCTTATCCATGCactgaagaaaaataaatcttcGGCGAGGGAGTGACATCTTAAAAAAGATTCATGTCTAAAAAGGAAATTGGTCtttgatctatttatttttcccttatatgtatttgttttcatATGTTCTTCGATTCACTATGGAAGTTGGTATAGTGCTTCATCTGATTAGCTTCCAGAATCAATAGAAAATGAGACTGATACTAATCCAGTGGGATTTGAAACCTTATCTTCCGACTGGCGAGTGTTTTGCTCGGCTATTCTCAGAGCTGAATAGTATGGTTCAAATTTTACAATTCACTTGGCTATCGAAAGGGTTGAGAACTCATGACTATAGCAGGGATCAGATTAGGAAAATgacgtaaaaatgataataggagGGAAATTCTTACATAACACCCAATTTCATTGAGGAATAAACAGTCTAAAATGCATGAACTCCCTGCACAGCTGCTCATTCGCCGAAATACGTAGAGTTCATGGAGAAGAACTACCGGCCGGGGTTCACGTACGCGGACTTCGCGCCGGCGTTCACGGCCGAGTTCTTCGAGCCCGAGGAGTGGGCGAGTGTGTTCAACGCCTCGGGCGCTCGCTACGTCGTCCTCACCAGCAAGCACCATGAGGGCTTCACCCTGTGGCCCTCGCGCTACTCCTGGAACTGGAACAGCCTCGACGTCGGACCCAAGAGGGACCTTGTAGGTTGGTCGATTGCCAGTCActtacggaggaggaggaaaagtctCTCCTGCTTTGAGGtagaatgttaaaaaataatgtttatacagGCCAAGTACATTTAATTTAAAGAAGTGTTTTAATGGTAAGGACGGTGCCAGACTGAAGAGAGAATATTAGGACTTGAATATTACACAGGCGGGATAGTAGATCCAGAAGTGATTAAAGCAAATGGTAAGCCAGAAATCCTGTAATTTGGGATGACATAACTATATAACTACCAAACGGAAATTATATGAAATGTGTGTacgatcagaaaaaaaatactcaaccAGCTTTCTGTTTACATTACAGAGGATGAAATTAGAAAGAGAGGCGGACGGGAGAAGTACTAGGGGGGCATTTTCagacttgaagaaaaaaaaagaagaaaaaatgtacttTCATTCTAAcagtgagagggagatagagagattgataaatagacagatagatagatggagagagagagagagagagagagagagagagagagagagagagagagagagagagagagagaggtgcaagcagacagaaaagagagagataaaagtggggGGCAGTTAGACAGATGAAGAGACAGATGggcatatagacagagagatagaagaggagggagagaaagagagaaatatagggaatatacacaaatatacacaaatcatTATATACTTCCCGAGGAGAATCAGGCAGttcatatagatagaaatatacacacaaattactgaacttcctctccatttttccctaAGGTGACCTGGCTAATGCCCTGCGATCCAAGACCCCGAACATCCACTTCGGCCTCTACCACTCCCTGTACGAATGGTTCCACCCTCTCTACATCCAGGACAAGGAGAACAACTTCACGACAGATAACTTCGTTGCGACCAAGACGATGCCGGAGCTGCATGAACTGGTAAGGTGTGACGTAGTAAACGATGGTATACATACTATAAACTcctggggaaaaacaaaacaggtaATTAAAGCCAGCAGATTCTAAACGTTGTTAGCCAGATCTTTAGAACCAATAACCAAACGCTCAACCAAACAGGTAAACACCTACCACCCCGACGTGATTTGGTCGGACGGTGACTGGGAGGCGAACGACTCGTACTGGAACTCGACCGGGTTCCTGGCCTGGCTCTTCAACGACTCCCCCGTCAAGGACACGGTGGTCGTCAATGACCGCTGGGGGAGGGGCATCCCCTGCCACCACGGGTCATACTACACCTGCACGGATCACTATAATCCAGGTGAGGCTCCGGCTGGCCAAGTATAGTTTACTTTTGGGTACGAGTCGCTTCTTTGGGCGTCTGTGCTTACCggcaaatgacacacacacataaactctctctctctctctctctctctctctctctctctctctcttctctctctctctctctctctctctctctctctctctttatctaactatctatctttctatctatctatctatctgtctgtctgtttgcctagctatgtacctgtctatctatctgtctgtctatccatatctctctctctctctctctctctctctctctctctctctctctctctctctctctctctctctctctatatatatatatatatatatatatatatatatatatatatatatatgtgtgtgtgtgtgtgtgtgtgtgtgtgtgtgtgtgtgtgtgtgtgtgtgtgtgtgtgtgtgtgtgtgtgtgtatatatatatatatatatatatatatatatatatatatatatatatatatatatatatatatatgtatgtatgtataacaaccTATCTaaatacctatctacctatctacctacctatctatctatctgtctgtctgtctatccatatctatctgtcttgtctttcaatcaatatttatatctgtatctatacctctctctttctttctttctttctttctttctttctttctttttttctttctttctctctctctctctctctccctctctctctctctctctctctctctctcttatatatatatatatatatatatatatatatatatatatatatatatatagatagatagatagatagatagatagatagatagatagatagatagatagatcgatagatagatagataaatagacagataaatatatagatagatagacagacagacaggcagagagagaggcagagagagagaggcagagagagagaggcagagagagagaagcagagaaagagaggcagagagggagtgagagtgagagtgagagtgagagtgagagtgagagtgagagtgagagtgagagtgagagtgagagtgagagagagagagagagagagagagagagagagagagagagagaatccattcAATAAATCTTACTGCACTTGTCTGAAAAAATAATCGTTACATGCACAAAACTAGCAGCCTCCTATTGCATCCTTTCCCCCGTTGATCAGGCGTGTTGCAGCCGCACAAGTGGGAGAATTGCATGACGTTGGACAAGCACTCGTGGGGATACCGTCGCAACGCTCCTGCAACAGACTACATCACAATCCACAGTCTCATCACGGAACTCGCCATGACAATCAGCTGCGGAGGTGAGTGAAGGGAAATGGTGGGTCTCTGACGGCAGGAACAGGGGGCATGCGGCCTCAGGGCTGTTgggaaaagatgaaaggaaatattGATGCGCCCGATGCTTTTGGTGTCTGTAATCAATCCACGGGAATCTTGAACGAAATGCTTGGTCTCTGCCAGCAGGAACCATGTGATAGTGCCACGAAGCtagcagaaaataaaaataaaaatgcgatGCGCCCGATTCTTTACCTCTCCTTTTGATCACTTTCATCCTCCACAGGTAACCTGCTGGTGAACATCGGCCCCACGCACGAGGGGCGTCTCCCCGCCATCATGGAGGAGCGCCTTCGGCAACTCGGCTCGTGGCTCGACGTCAACGGCGAGGCCGTGTACGACTCCGTGCCGTGGAAGCACCAGAACGACACGGTGGCTCCCGGGGTGTGGTGAGTGCGGGGCCTTCGTCTCGAGCGCGTATCCTGGGACTAAGCCTGCCTATCCCAGTCCCTGCCGGTGACACGATGCAGGAGCCGCGATTTTGTATCGCGAATCAGAAAGCGATATTCGAATATGCAATGTACAATGGCAGAACAAAATCTAAAGCGTAGAACTAAATATTCACAGTAATTTCAAGGTGAGCAAGGTTGAATGATGCTTAGCCTTGCGGAGTGCACAGGTCGCCACTTCTCCTTTTGCCTAAGACCTGCTGGCGTCCTTATCACTCGCGGCGCCAAATGCCTCGACCTTCCAGAGAGCCTCGAACACGAGCGCAATGCCAGACGCCTTTGCCCACGAAGCCACCTACTGACCCTTCTTCACAGTAAACACCAACAGACGCAAGTTAAATCTAGCGATAGCCTACTCACTGAAATCTCCCATTGAACATTATCGCAGTAATCTTTGTGAGACAAGATTTACGTAAGATTTACGTTATTTTTTACCCATGGggattgcaatttttttttttttattgaatgctACATATTTTTGATGATTAGGCTTTTTTAATGGGTATGTATATGAAAACATTCATattctcacacgcacgcacgcacacatacacacacacacacacacacacacacacacacacacacacacacacacacacacacacacacgcacacgcacacgcacacgcacacgcacacgcacacgcacacgcacacgcacacgcacatatatatataatatatatatatatatatatatatatatatgtatatatattataatatatatatatatatatatatatatattatgtatagtataatatatatatatatatatatatatatatatatatatatataatatatatatatatatgtgtgtgtgtgtgtgtgtgtgtgtgtgtgtgtgtgtgtgtgtgtgtgtgtgtgtgtgtgtgtatgtgtgtgtatgtgtgtgtgtgtgtgtgtgtgtgtgtgtgtgtgtgtgtgtgtgtgtgtgtgtgtggtgtgtgtgtgtgtgtgtgtgtgtgtgtgtgtgtgtgttgtgtgtgtgcgcgtatatatatatatatatatatatatatatatatatatatatatatatatatatatatatacatatgtatatatatgtatatatatatatatatatatatatatatatatatatatatatatatatatatatatatatatatatatatatatatatatatatatatgcgtgtgtgtgtgtgtgtgtgtgtgtgtgtgtgtgtgtgtgtgtgtgtgtgtgtgtgtgtgtgtgtgtgtgtgtgtgtgtgtgtgtgtgtgtgtgtgtacagccgATAAGAGCAAATAAAACTTAGTAAGATGTACAGTACCATAACGAAATAAGATAAAACGGATAAACCATCAAAATTAACATAATGGGTGCGAACGGAGGGAATAGCAATATGGCGATAGTCACATGATTTAGCCTCATTTGAATAAACATCCCCCTTTGCTTATTCGAGCGAAGGCTATCAACCACAAAATCGCAATTCTATCAGCTCTGAGCCAAGGTCACGTGGCTTAAGCAATGTACACGATCAAGTTACCTGCCCATAGGACGCGAAATGAAAGTAGAGTCAAGATCCCTTATATCTAGCGATAGTAGGTGAGGTCACGTGATCGCTCGGTGCCCGCCATACTGATATCGCcgtcggaggggagggggaaggggggggggggacggatacAACGGCGGCTCAATTTTAACTGTTTATTTCTTATACTGCTTGATTTGGGGGGAACGTTTGTAAATAAACGAATacagaaattgaaaataaagcaAAGACAACCGCAGAAAACAATAGCAAatcgaagaaaacgaagaaaagagagttATAAATAACACCAACGATCACAGAGTCACACAGTCATAACAATAGACAAAACGGGTTATTAACGTCTCTCTCACCCCACAGGTTTACATCGAAGGGCGACCTTGTGTACGGCATCGCACTCTCTTGGCCCAAAGATAGCCTCATGACTCTCGGTTCTGTCTTATCAACACCGCATACCCATATCACCATGTTGGGTTACAATGAGAACCGCGTGACCAGGAGGCTGAAGGTAAGGTGAAGGTGACAAGgtatggtgagggtggtggtggtgagggtggtggtgggggtgggggtggtgatggtgagggtggtggtggtggtgggggtaatggtggtggtggtgattttgaTGGTGATCGTGAGGGGGGTGGTAGTGGTAATGATCATCATATTGGTgctgacgatgaggatgatggtaatgacggtaattataacgattattttgaaaatgtctgctattatgatagttatgataatagctATGATtaatgacaattgtaataaaaataaggatactgataatactgctgttactgcaactactattactactaatgcttctaataatattgataacaacaatgataataatcatgataatggtgatgataataataataataacaataaaaataataataataataataataataataatgataataataataataataataataataataataataataataatgatagtaataataataataataatatattattattatcattattattataacagtaataatattaatggcattattaataataataatgatgatggtaatgataacaacaacaacaatgataatgataataataataataataataataataataataataatgaggatgataaatcaAGGTTTCTAATCACAATTTTTGTACCCAAATAAATTCCTCAAATTGAAGCAACCGTCTTGGTCATCAGGATAACCACCAGGAAGATAAACAGGGTAATGTTTAGATAGATAAGCTTCAGATATATAATTCATTGGATCTTGGATATACTGTAAGGTGTGATAAGGATAATACCACTGATAACAATTTGtacgaagatgaagataaaaaaaaaaaaaagtttaaagatggGAACTTTGTATCTCATTCACGAAATTGTTTATCTTTGAAATCCGAACATTTATGATTTattaacgcaaaaaaaaaaaaggtatcttgGCTTTACTGATCGAACgaggaaaaagattttaaaaaatatatcatgtatattaattTAATCTTATCACACTGACAGTACAAAGCGACGAAGACCGGAATGCAGATCGTCTTCCCACCCATGGCCGAAGTGAAGAGCCAGTGGGCGTGGGTGCTGGTCATGGCCGGGGTCACGCCTGCGTCGGCCTGAGGTCAGAGACGAGGCCCAAGGCTCCTCCTGACCTGCTGGATGTTTGTTAATGATTCTGTGTTTTGGACGTTCAGACGCAAAATTGCTGAATGTTGTGTTTTGTATCTAATTTTGTGGCTAATGTGCTTAGATTTAGGTGTTTAACATTCTGAAACTTGGGTAGTGTTTAGTGATTTACATGTAatttgacaaataaaaataaaaagacaatacgAGTTGAAAAAACGTTAGCAAAGGTAGATAGAATGAGAGTATAATGAGAGATAATTGAGGAAGAAACACTATGTATGCAGACACATGTGCAAAATTCACAGCAAAATGGTAAATAACTATGAAACAGGATGATAAAGTTTACCCTAGTAAATGatcgttgtttttatttccatacgaagtatttttttttttttttttttactttaatggtTCGCTGTGTTCGTTCGATGAGAAaaataccaatattttttttcgtttacttataagaaatatatacaaaaaagaaatgttgtgagaaaatggatgaaaaagacacacaaactATACAGTCGTTAggataaacatatacatgatgaatatatagacagatggaaaCATTTGCAGGTGTAAGTAGCCTCCATGTTGTGTTAGTATCGTGTTCATGATTCGAAAGTTGTTCGAAAACGTGAAAATATTTCACATCAGTTGCTCCAGCTGATGTGAAATATGTTGGCTTAACATAATTACGGATAGTAGAAAATACACTTATAACTCATAATACAAGATgtttatgatacatacatacatacatacatacatacatatatatatatatatatatatatatatatatatatatatatatatatatatatatatatatacaaaatcctcTGATGTGCTTGATTCTTGATAAAGAGAAAACATCATTTCAGTCCGCGCTCCATGGaaacaaacaatacatatatgtaactttCTTTTTACGTCTTGCTTATTGTTTGGCAACGAAGATGGATaacgaaagaaaatatttttaaaaaaatcgagatGAAAAGCGTCAATAAATATCTTTGTCTCGTCATCTAACAGTAGGAATATCTATTGGTAGGAACAGTtgcattaaataataattttttcgttCGTATCATGTCATATTTCTTCGAGTGTTCCAATAATTTCACCTCTTTTTCCCCGATTTTGCCATGCGTTGACGTGGATACACTTGCGGAACACCATTGTCCATGCCATAAGCGTGGTATGTTGTGAGGAAAGACATCTGTGTATTATGAACTAGTAAACGCAagtaaaattatattgttatagtattgtcTCTTCTCTATCTAAAAGGAGAAACCAATAAAACTGATTCCAAATATTTTAGGCACGTTTTTTTTTCGCTCGTTCatgacatctttttttttttttttttttttttttttttttggggggggggtatgtcacAGGAAACATAACTGGCAATTCACACATTTAATTGAAAAATAGATACTAAAGCACACGATACATATTAAGAATCAAAACAAAGttaccatgagagagagagagagagagagagagagagagagagagagagagagagagagagagagagagagagagagaggggggagggagagaagagagagagagagaagagagagagagagagagagaggagagagagagagagaggagagagagagagagagagagagagagagagagagagagagagagagagagagagatagagagagagaggaagaaaaatagaaagaagagagagagagagagcgagagagagagacttaaaacaCAATACAATATTACAATTTATACATTCTTTAAGAAATAGATTTAAGAAATCACTATTGTTTTTACCAACGACACACAAATACAGGAAGTTATAAACCATTCAACATCACTGTTCATTTCTTAAACCACAGCATGCAACAAGAATAAGGCAGTGGAAGAAGTGATACAGAAGATATAAAAAgggaattatgattatcataatattaatcatgataatattggtaatgatgataatgacttgaTAATCGTGTTCTGGTCGCTATcactgtgattataataataattactgtaattattattattgttatcattgttattattatcattatcattatcctcatggtcatcattattattactattataattacattaataataattattattattaattgttattgttattatcataatcatttttataattatcattgttattatcaccattatcattattattatcattattataactattaacatacttattcttattcctattattattattatcatcctcatcatcatcgttactgttatctttatcatcatcatcaccacttttattgttgttactattatcatcttcattatcattataatgactatcattattaccatccttattatcattatcctcattattatcattattattgataattattattattactattattattattattattattgttattattattattattattattattattattattattactattattattatcatcattattatttttattattattattattactgttattttctttgttattatcattatcactactgttactatcattattactctcaaaactattactattatcaagcttatcattattattattactgttattattatcaatatcattactattgtcattactaccatgatcatcatcatcatcatcatcataataactataataataataataataataataataataatagtaataataataataataataataacaatgataacaacaacaataataataataataataataataataataataataaataatgatgatagtaataaaaataatagtaataatactaagactaccactactactactaatgataagaataataacaataataagaataataacaaagaaaatgacaataataatgataatgttaataagaattataacaataaaaataacaatagtaataatcatattatcatcattataataaagatgatactactgttattagtactactactataacaataataatgataatgatgataataataaaaaataaccataacaacaacaacaataacaacaacaacaacaacaacaacaacaacaacaacaataataataataatgataataatgatgaaataatgataataatgataataatattaatgataataataataataataataataacacaaataataataatgataataacaataataataataatatcataataacaataataggaatgataataataacaataacaataatgatgataataattataataataatgataataataataaaattacaacaacaacaacaa
It includes:
- the LOC119581168 gene encoding alpha-L-fucosidase-like isoform X1, which codes for MDRAQLLSLLLFCFYGLSHGGYEPNWASLDSRPLPGWYDGAKVGIFIHWGVFSVPSFGSEWFWSHWRAAHSPKYVEFMEKNYRPGFTYADFAPAFTAEFFEPEEWASVFNASGARYVVLTSKHHEGFTLWPSRYSWNWNSLDVGPKRDLVGDLANALRSKTPNIHFGLYHSLYEWFHPLYIQDKENNFTTDNFVATKTMPELHELVNTYHPDVIWSDGDWEANDSYWNSTGFLAWLFNDSPVKDTVVVNDRWGRGIPCHHGSYYTCTDHYNPGVLQPHKWENCMTLDKHSWGYRRNAPATDYITIHSLITELAMTISCGGNLLVNIGPTHEGRLPAIMEERLRQLGSWLDVNGEAVYDSVPWKHQNDTVAPGVWFTSKGDLVYGIALSWPKDSLMTLGSVLSTPHTHITMLGYNENRVTRRLKYKATKTGMQIVFPPMAEVKSQWAWVLVMAGVTPASA
- the LOC119581168 gene encoding alpha-L-fucosidase-like isoform X2, producing the protein MDRAQLLSLLLFCFYGLSHGGYEPNWASLDSRPLPGWYDGAKVGIFIHWGVFSVPSFGSEWFWSHWRGDLANALRSKTPNIHFGLYHSLYEWFHPLYIQDKENNFTTDNFVATKTMPELHELVNTYHPDVIWSDGDWEANDSYWNSTGFLAWLFNDSPVKDTVVVNDRWGRGIPCHHGSYYTCTDHYNPGVLQPHKWENCMTLDKHSWGYRRNAPATDYITIHSLITELAMTISCGGNLLVNIGPTHEGRLPAIMEERLRQLGSWLDVNGEAVYDSVPWKHQNDTVAPGVWFTSKGDLVYGIALSWPKDSLMTLGSVLSTPHTHITMLGYNENRVTRRLKYKATKTGMQIVFPPMAEVKSQWAWVLVMAGVTPASA